cttcTTGGCTAAATTTAAGACAGTGAGCAGGGTGTGAGAATACACATTTAATAAGCTTTTGCCTACTCCATTAAAGTATTTTATATTACTGTCTGTAATTGTTACTTTAACAAAAGTTGAAATATTGCTCACACAATTTGCTTGGAAAAATTATATGTACTTGGAACAAAAATAGAGCTTACAGAGTTCCTCAcggagagagaggaagattgAAGGGAATTATTGGAAAGCCCTTGAAACAATGAGGTATAATGGCCTGGTCTTGTAGAAGATGTGACACTGaatagagatgattggagagctagaatttatgtagccaaccCAGTCTAAGTAGGATTAAgggttttgattatttttgtagTGAGAGCCTGATAGTATTGCACTTTGTTTCGCATCATAATGTTTACTGTGATTTCATTGCAAGTATAAATTTTAGTGCCGTTGTGGCTAACTTCTGTTGAACTATATTTTCAGGTAGAGGAAGAAATGCTGATGCGTAAATTCTATGAACTCATGGTAGCTAAAGGTCTAAATAAAAAGGTATATCACTTCTTTTGCCATATCTTTATACTAAACTTCTGAATTAGAGTCTTGAGCAGAGAGCTATTTTGGTTTTGAAGCAAGCAGGCATGTAGCGGCAATAAAGTGCATGTGATTTATGCACCTAATATAATTAAGCAGCACTCAAGCCTTTCACCAACACTAACCTCGTAATTGATTTTTTTGCTAATTGCTAATTGTCGAATAAGTTGGGGTTATATAGGATGCCTGTTATCCTCCGGCCACTAAGTTCGTTCGTCTATGTTTTACTCTACTGCAGACTGAGGAGTGCAATACTGATGTCCCGGATGATGGCGTTGGCATGGACGGACAATCCGGCGCATTGGTTCCAGTTGACAGCAATAAACAATAAATGTGAATAACCAATATTTAGTGTTTTTGCAAATCCCAAATTTGATCATGAAACTGTGGATCTCATTCTCTGGGGAGATCCTGTAATTGAACTCATACTTAccaattgttaaatgtaatatCTCAATGGAGTTTGTTATTTATCAGAGGAACAGCTCTATGCAAAGCTATACTTAATACTGGTCAAACACATATTGGTTTATGCTTCACAAAAAATAGGTTTTGGTTTGTTCACGTGACTCCAAATTTTTGAAGTGATGTTCTGCTGCAGTCACTATGTGTCTGTTTGGTCTTGTGGTATTTCTCAAGTatacttgtttttttattaaaatattttaaaattagtgttTAGTTAAGAATAATTTGCTTTTAAAGCACAGTTGATCCTCTTAAAAATTAGGTTAAAGGGCACTCTTGTACTTATTTACTTTCAGTTACgagtatttaaaaaattggtgtgttaatataaaaactaaaagttAAGATTATGatgtaaaaataagaaattctaATATAATTTAGAGATAGGAAACACACGCTTTAGAATTGCCCTTTATTTAAACTATAGGCATCAAATTGCAAATATGAATTTGGGGATCCATAATCTATAGGCATTGTAATtgttttaaattgcaaaaaCTATAGGCATCAAACTTTTTTAGGTAACAacttatttatgttttaaattgtttttgatAGAAATtgtaatactaaaaaaaaaaaaaagattaaaatgaaagtgattggtataattaaatACCCTTGAGATAGTCACGTGACAAAATTGATTAAaacatagaaaatatgtaatacaaCCGTATATTTCGTTAATTTAATATGACTTAACATAAATGTTTAATTAGACAAAATATACCCTAAATTAATAACATAACTCTCTCATTGTGCGACTCAATATTATCTTTTGGGAAGAGTTAAAGAATCatgccaaattattttttttaatataaatcaagtcaagtaaaataatttattttaaaaaggaGCTTAAATTAACTTAGgcccaaaaaatataaaatccaaATCGGGAGTGACTTGGTTGGCCCATTTGACAACAAAAGTATGATGgggtgaatttatatttttgtttacgtatttttatataattatttaaaatttttattattttaattatatctttaaatttatatttttaaattaatttaacacttatattttgcatgataatttaaatttttcattattttgtatttatatttttaaattaatttatttttatattttaataaataaaaaaattgaattaactcatattattttaattcttttacacgttaaaatataagaattaaatttatttaaaatatatatgtatagagtGTAATTGGaataataatttgatataaaaaataagataaatgagttaaattaattttaaaatataattaaaataataaaaaaaatcaaataactttgaaaaaaaaaagttgaactCAAGAAGACAAAAATAGGCATGGCCAAATAGGGGGGCCAAACTCACAGTTCCCAACATCGAAACTTCGCGGTGATAAAAGAGATGTTTATGGAAACAGATTATTCTTCGTTTTCATTCTTGACTGGGAACGCGTTCACTCGACGTCAGACCGATCCTCAGTGCGAGTCCTTTGGGGGATCTTGAAATTGGATCAATCGGTAGTCCATAATCATCTCCACTAGTTAAAGAAACACGCAATTCGATTCGCTCCGATGCTCGTCTTTTGATCATCAACAATTCTATTCTTCTTGATCTTTGTCAACTTGAATTTTTTCTCGGGGCTCTAGAGAgatggagaaaatgaagaatatgTTGATGTCCAAACCCAATCCGCAACAGCAATTGAGGGATTGGCAGCGCCGTCTCCGTCAAGAGTGCCGCAACATCGAACGCCAAATCCGAGGCACTTCTTCTAGCCCCTTCTCTTCTTTTGATTTCTGTGCTTTTATCTCGTAAAATTTACATCGGTTCTCACTTTTTTGGACTTGAAAGTTATGAACTGATATtcgtatttttgtaattttatacgCAAATGCTGAGCTTTAGTTGTTGAATTCATtcagttttttcttttgttcattttttgtCCCTTTCTCGGTGGTTGGATAGATATACAGCGAGAAGAGAAAAGTGTACAGAAAGCTATTAGAGATGCTGCTAAGAGAAACGACATGAGTTCTGCTAAGGTAGTTACTCCAAATGcttttatttctcaattatgCAGAAAAACCCCTTttgtatacatttttttttgggtacgATAACTTGTGAATCTGAAGTTAGATTATCTTGACGACTCCTGAAATAACTTTTATGATCAGGTACATTTTAATTCCATGAACTGAGATTATAACAATGGTATTGATGGCTGCTAATAGTTACATTACAAGTCATATTGACATGAGGGaggatattatttatttattttttttggaagtaatttgattttggcatTGGTCAATATACTCTAGAAGCTGATTGGTTGAATGCCTTGATTCCGGTTTTTGTGCAATGCTTTGGATAAAaacaaacttggaaaaaaaagtGTCAGTAATATTCTGGTCTAATCACCAAGACAAAGAAATAAATGGCTAAATGAAATGTTTGaagacaaataagaaaaaaaataacatcggAGGGACCACCATGTTCTCGAAGAATTCTAGGATATATTTTGAATGCTGTCCCACATAAATTATTGTTAGGCAAAGCACAGATGAGATCTTTACTAGACCAACATGCCATTATTGGTGGAATCCATAGCATGAGCTGATGTGATCTCACTTTGATCTAGGTGAACATCATAGTCATTATCATGCAAGAGGAAATTAGGTctgaaaagaaggaaaatgaaagCTAAACAGAGGTGAAtggttaaatattttttacagtCAGTGATCATGTTGCATTAATTGGAACATGTCTGAACCCTTTCTAGACAGTTTTGAGAGTGAATAAACCTCCAAACATGCTGGAAATTTACACTAGAAATGGAGAATGTATATAGTGTACAGAAAGCACCATTCACTGAAGTGCAGTGGAAGAAATATTGTAGATCAATTAGCTAAGATGGACCAAATATCAAGCCTcttcattgtaaaaaaaaaaaaagatctggTATTATTGCACTAGGGTGTGGGTTTGCCTGCATTTGGTAATCAAGGATTATCATATTGAATGAGCACCGAAATATTTCTTGATTTATGTAACACATTTCTCAAATGAAAACATTCAAATAGGAAAGGGTCAATATTAAAAGATGTTCTTGATTTTGTCTAAGGAAGTGGTCCTTGGGGCTTAAAACTAGTATGAGTTGGAATAATGCATTTCACCTAGATGTGTTTACTTTGGTTGCTTTTCAAAAGTACTAGGTTTTGATGGTAGGGATGTGATACAAAATGCTCAATTGAATGCTCTTATACCAATACGATATGAGACGGTAGAGATTTGCAGAGatatagaagaagaagtagctttaagaaaatgaagcaaagttgtgtgtgagtgtgagggagggagggagctTGTATTCAATTTCAGACGTGACCTTCTGATGCAGAACCCAAAGCCTGCTTGGAATGGAAATATAATCTTCCTAAAACTACTTAGGGAAGGGAGGGAGGGAGCATGTATTGTATTCAATATCAAATGGTGACCTTCTGATGCAGAATGGAAATATTGTCTTCCTAAAACTAGTTAAGAAAGAAATAAACCAAGATATtctaaaacaaataacaaaatacattaatgatataatctaaaatatcttctaaaatattcctATTTTGTTCCGCATCACCTTCATAATACATCATATGCCGTATGTAGGCAATGTCTGAAGATGAACAGATAAATCTGCCTAAAGGAAATTTGATTCTGATTACTAAATCAAACATGACTATCATCTAAACAActatgataaataaaaagaaaacaagataaacaaaaataaaccatCTAACCGCCCTATCTTCTTATAAGAGTTTGAATGCTTCCTTGACCACCCTTACTCCCAAGAAAGGGGGTTGTGAACCTCAAGGATTTTAGAACCATCAGCCTAGTGGGAAGCTTTTGTAAAATTCTTTCTGAGGTTCTCTACATTTGGCTTAAGGAAGTGATTGGGTATTGGTTTATGAGTCCCAAAGTGCCTTTGTTGGGGGCATTGAAGTGTGGATGCCACCCTTGTGGTCAATGAGTGCTTAGTTGCTACGATGAAAGGTGGTGCTAAAGATCTTATTTGTAAGCTAGGCATTGTGAAAGCCTAGGTCCATGTTAGTTGGAGTTATTTTCTGCCTTATATAAGACGGGTTTTGGTTCTAGGTATACAGATGGATTGGATTTTGTATCTCTAATAGTAAGTGTTTTGTTCTTGTTAATGGCATAGctcaagggcattttggtaGCACAAGGGGTCTTAGATAGGGGATCCTATCTCCCCTTTCCTCATATCTTACTTTTGGAGGCTTAATCTTATTTCATAGAGGTGGTCTCCTTTGAGTGGATTACTAGTTTTGAGGTTGGTAGTAATGGAGGCTTGGCTATTTGGTCTTGCATCTTCCTTTAGCCAATTGGAGCAGTTGAGAGTGAGCTGAGGTTTTCTGAGGGGTGTCCTCTCTGTTTTGAATCCATTTATGGCTTAAAAGTTAGATTAGCTAAAAGTTCTTTTGGGTGGGTTACAAGTTTTGAGGTTGGTAGGGATGGTGGCTTGGCTATTTTGTTATTGCACTGTTTTTTTGCTGATTGGAGTAGTTTAGAGGTGAGGTGAGGTTTTTGAGGGATGTTCTCTGTTTTGAGACCATTTCTGCTTTGAAAGGTAGCTTACCAAAAATGAGATTCTAGTGGTAGGGAAGGTTTTAAACATTGAGGAGTTAGCCGCCTGTAAGGTGGGTTGTCTTTCCATTATCTTAGTTTTCCCTTCGGGGGTAATCCATTTAAACTTAATGTGGTTGGACTAGGATTCTTGGGCGTTggtaaatgatttaaattaagtaaattagTTTAAACTAATGAGTTGGAAACCCTAGGCTTGGCTACCCAAAAGACAGAAATTAAGATATACATTAACGGCAGAAGTTACACATAATTAAGATCTCCAAAAGACATTCATAAGTTAAGAACAGCAAAGGATTTgccattaaatattaaaatattcatAATGGAAATATCTATATACACTATTATATGTTTGGGTATATAGATAAGAGGTTGAGTAGTACTTGGTTGGTTCCTATCAGTTAGTGCAAATGCTGGAAGGGATTGAATCCGAGCTACGTTGAATCCCCAGAGATAGAATTGCTGGATTCCTTGCATAGTGGGAGGCTCTAACCATCTTCAAGAAGCACCATCGCGCCTCTTAGCAAGAGATTTGACATTTGGTTCAGTTTTGGTATTTTCTAACAACTCTAGTTTAACTGTTGTTTGTCAGCATTGGCATTGTGAAAGAAAGTGTCATGTAAACGCTGATCCTTTTCAATGGAGGTAGAGTTACTCTCATTAAAAGCTCCTTATTGAGTCGTTCCACTTgcactttttctttgtttttggctCTTAACTCTATCAATAAGAGGTTGGGGAAGCTTTGTAAAGACTTTCTTTGGAGAGGTCCAGGTGATAAATTTAAGTATCTTTTTGTTAGTTTGGAAAAGAAGAGTGGGTGGAGGTTGGGTACTGAAACTTAAGTATTTTCAGAAAAGCTCTTCTAGGTAAATGTGCATGGAGGTTCCCAACAAGAGTGGGCATTTGTGGAGAAGAGTGGTGGAGAATAACTATGGATGTGCCAAGGGAGATTAATTATACAGGTAGAATCAACTCTCCTTATGGCCTATGCAATTGGGCCCTAGAAAGCTATTATGTAAGTGTGGAGAGAGTTCTCTATCAATATCCACTTCGGAGTAGATGATGGCAGAGATCAGGTTTTCGGAGTACAAGTAGTATATGAATAGACCCCTTCAGGACTTGTTCCCTGATCTGTAGTGTGGTTTGCCTTATCACCTGATAGTGTAGTGTGGTTCCATGCTTCAAATGTTGGCTTCAAGATTTGGAATTTGGTCTTATAGTTTTTAAGGGTTTGCTTCACGACTAATCCTTGGCTGTTCAAGGGGAGGATGGATGGGTTTGGTGCATATTATGCGGAAAACTTTACAAGTGGTTCCTTCTATGATACCCTTTGTGACAAATGGAGACTTCTTTTGAAAAGATATTTGAGTACTTTCACTCCTCTCAGGGTTTCCTTTCTTCATTTGGGCAACTGTCTTGGCTGTTATTCTTATAACAACAATTTTAAGAGAAGGGTTGCTGAATGCGGTGTATTTTATGAGCTCGTAGGTGTACTTATATCCATTAAAACAACtgttattttgttttacaaGTACTAATCATTCTATATTTcaactttcttattgttttctttACTTACATTTCTGtcataaatttttgtttcaGGCACTGGCTAAGGAGATTGTGAGGTCCAGGCAAACTGTGAACCGTCTTTATGAGAACAAAGCACAACTAAATTCAATATCAATGCACCTCGGAGAAAGTGTTGGTAAAATGCTTCATATATCTATGCTGATTGTTTTTTTCAAGTTTCATGGGTATTACAGACCTGGCTATTGTTTTTATAATAAGGCAACTGAGAACagtttttgttaattattaatcaGTGAGTGAAAATGAATGCATATCTTAACCACTTAAgataaattatgggaaaaaaattaaCAGGAATGCTGCTACATTTGCTTTTAAGGCAGATGAAAggccaaaaaaaagaagaagaggaatgtTGGACAGTGCCTTGGTGGCCATCCCAGTGGCTTGGCCTGCCACATAACGTTAAGAGATGCATTTCAAGTCTTACAACAAGTTACCCATGAAAAGGCAAAACAtgtaattaaacaaaaattttggGAAATAGACTGACCtgctttgtttttttgttttgttgttttttgtttgggGAGGTGGAGAGGGAGAGGATTCCTCCTTAAACTAATTCAAGGCTCCTAAGTCTTACCATGCAGGATTTGGAAGTGCAAGTGAACAAGTAGCTAACTCTTTAAAAGTTTTACAAAGGGAGCACTAACTAATGCTGATAGTTAAGAAATTCATATTCACATGAATATAACACTTCTTATAGAAAATGCAATACGTGAAACTCAAACTTCATCACCATATCATAAAAAACCTAACTTCTGAAGGGCTGCTTAAGTAGGTAAACAAGATTGTGTATATTGGAATAAGTCAAAACCTTCATTTTATTTGTGCATATCTGATATAAGCTTGATGCTGAATCAGCTTAATGCCAAAAGAGATGTGGATTTGAAAAGGTGAGCACATGGATTTATGAAAGATTTGGATGCCACTCTTATGGTTGCAAATCACTTGCGCATTCATTTTCAGTTTAAATCAAAGCCATGCATCCATATTAAGAGGGAAGGCTTTTCACCATTAAGGAATTGATGGAAAgtacatttgaattttaactctACTTGATTTATGCTTCATCTCCTTTTGGCAGCACCCCCCCAGCCCCCACAATTGACCTGACTTATGGAAAGTTGGTGTTTAACCaacaaatgttttaaaatttttaatagataCCTTCTGAACTTGAATATGATTggtgtgacatgacttctgtAGGAAACCCAAACAGTTCTGGCAATGTGTCATGTTGAATTGGATCTTCCAAAGACCTTCACCTTATTTATCCAATCAATCCTcatcaaattttcatttcatcaatttctcaaacttacAAGCATGCCCATGCTTTATACTCAATTCTTACAAACTCCAATTATTGGATTTTGTTGTCTTGTAAGTGGAGTTTTCAAACTTAGAAAGGTTAAGACTAACCTTTGGAAAAATATTACCTTTGTCGTGTTGAAGAAAGCACCATATATGGTTGGTGAAGTTATCAGTATCTTGGCAGTGTTATTGGTGTTGCcgtcttcaatttttttttttttggtaatctGAAGCTGTAGAAAAATTAACttggtttcttttgttttttagtCAAACCGTAAACCATTCAAAGTTTCAACCTAAATCTGATTCTGATTCATGTGTGACATTCATAGGTAAcagaaatcagatttcattaTATGAATGTTAATGGGCAAGTGATCAGTATCTTAACCATCTATGCAGTCTGTTTAATCTATTTGGAGGTTGGTTATAAATGTCTTCCCTTTAAACCCTCATTAATTTTGCAGCAATTGCCCGCACAGTGGGGCATTTGTCTAAGAGTGCTGAGGTCATGAAGCTTGTCAATAACCTCATGAAGGCCCCAGAAGTCGCTGTCACAATGCAAGAATTCAGCAAGGAGATGACAAAGGTATCTTTTAGCATTTCTCAAACACCATGGATATCAAAGATCTATTTATCTGTAAGATGATGGATGCTGTCAATTCCACTGCAGTTGAATCAAAGATGTTCTATTTGGTTATTTGCtccattgtaattttttattgttgtagtTTT
This genomic stretch from Diospyros lotus cultivar Yz01 chromosome 1, ASM1463336v1, whole genome shotgun sequence harbors:
- the LOC127803115 gene encoding vacuolar protein sorting-associated protein 24 homolog 1-like, producing the protein MEKMKNMLMSKPNPQQQLRDWQRRLRQECRNIERQIRDIQREEKSVQKAIRDAAKRNDMSSAKALAKEIVRSRQTVNRLYENKAQLNSISMHLGESVAIARTVGHLSKSAEVMKLVNNLMKAPEVAVTMQEFSKEMTKAGVIEETVNEAVDSALDSEDIEEEIEEEVDKVLTALAGETAAQLPEAARKEKLKQPATVAGDEVEDEAIAEGADDEEELEEIRARLARVRS